From the genome of Gallus gallus isolate bGalGal1 chromosome 4, bGalGal1.mat.broiler.GRCg7b, whole genome shotgun sequence:
CTTCTGCAGTTTTAGCACTGTTACAGTGGAGAGGGTAAAAAACACATAACGTTACAAGCAAAACTTCATAGTGCATCTTAATAAAGTTCCCTGAAACAATCTGTACACAGATACTGTTTAAGTTGCTTGTGTCCCATTATTTAATTGTACAGATTTGGTGTGATGCTTTTCATGTAGGTATCTGATGTAAACTgatttttagttttcatttcgTGTTCTacaacttttattttagaaCATCAGCTTAGGTTATCCAggtatttgaaaatgaagcttGCAAATATATGGGCTTGCTTGTAATTAAATTTATAGCAGTATTTGTGGAAGAGCTTCAGTATGCGAAGCCTGTAGGAAACATACTTAAATCTTGAATGGAACAGAAGGGAAGATAGAGTGGAGGGATGtatccttttttcccttttaacaTTACTTTGGATTTAAATACCACCACAGTCAGCCTTGAATGTGGTTTTAGCAGCTATCTGACCTGGGTATCTCATCTGCAGTGGTATTGTACTGTGATCAGTTTGATCTGTGCCTTGCTTGGATCTGGGGCTGGGAAAATGAGATGCTTTCATGTGCTCATAGTGCCCTTTGTTGCAGCTATGGGATGATGGGAGCAGGTGGTCTGACATGATTAGGGAAGAAGAATTGATCTTGCAGCGTGTAGAGTTGGCATAAAACTTTTTTCTAAATCTTCATTCACTAGAGAGTGGTTAGGAGAAATCAGCAGAGGGAATGGCGGGCATATTTTGGGACCATGAAATTGTTTGCATAGGGAAACTAGGCCTGAGATGTCATAGCAAAGAGACAGATGGAGGGTTGCAGGCAAGAAAAACTGCTGGAACAGCGATGTAATGGCCATAGCAAGGGTAACTCTGGGTTGATAAATAAGGTCAAAGAGCAAGACCAACTTTTTGGTGCACACCTGGAGCAAAGAACAGACAAGGAAGGTGGCTGTTGACATAAGGAGAAGTTAAATCAGGTGAGAAGTCATAAGAAAAGGATCAGCTAGAGAACGAGagtgaaaggaaacaaacaaaaaattgcacAGTTGAATGTGCATCTCAGAGAGTGAGGAGTCCCAGAATAAGATTAAAGAGGAGTGCAACTAGGACAGTTGGAACAGTGATGAGAATCAGACACAAGCAATAGTGagataagaaaaacaacactgggATGAAGAGCCAAGAGTGAGGAGAGAATGAATACAGGTTAGAAATAACAAACAAAGATAAGGCAAAGCAGGGATGCAGGGAACAAGCAGATGCTATTAAAAAGTGCCCTCTCACAGATCTTGGGACTGAACCCAAGGTTCTCTGTCCCTCCTCTGTCACTGAAATGCAATGGTGAGGAGACTTAATAACTCTGTATGCAGAGTAGGATCTGAAAGACTGTGTGGTGAACAAAGTGTTGGCTGTgctttcacaaaaacaaaaacaaaaacagaaaatataacaCTGAAGGGCTTCTTGTTAATTCAGCAGAgggatctgtagaaaaaaaaaaggttgtatATGGATATacaatgaaaaactgttttgtaatATGTAAGTAGATATGAGAGAGAatggagaaaacagatttcacagGTGAGCTTGTTGCTGCTAAGATAATGACTGCTTGCTTTTTAACCCCAAAAGTTTGGGTTTAGTTTATATTACTTACTCAGTATATATCTTCCCTAATGAATGATTGGGAGAATTGGGGACTCCTTCAACATAAACTTCGGCTGTTTCGGAAGTGTTACAGGCACTGTTGGGAAAAGCAATGGGCTtatcaggagaaaaaagcagGAAGGTAACGAGCTCCCTCTGAGCTTCTCTGTGTCAGCCTccggagcagtgctgcaggccccaggagcagagcagaagtggTCTCCAGCCTTCACAGCCGTCAGCATGTGCTGAGCTCGATGCTTGTGAATAAGCCTATTGTGTCCACCCGCCTGAGACTGTCTACGGGATCAAGGCCTAAACAGGAGACAGATAGCCAAAGAATGAAGAGGAGGTGTGAGGAACCGTGTTTCAgatgttgatttcttttttaggTCTGTGATTGTGTCTGTCTTTCTTGGAGATTTGtcccttttaaaaaaaatctgtttgtgtgggaagagcagaaaagccTCCAGCTTCCAggatacaaaataaaatatcccTGCCACTCATCACACAACTTCATTTACCATTATCTGTTTCCCCATGATATCCTCCTAGCCAGGAAACCTAAAGGAATAGAGAAGATGCTCAGAGTCTTCGCTGGTGCTGTTGTGTTCCTTCGGTTGGTTGCCTTCCAGCTCAGCATTCTGGCTTTCTGTCCGCGTGTTCGTTTCTTTGGAAACGGCTGTAGGATGGATTTTTGATTGACTGTGTTGTCAGATGGATTATCAGAGTTGTGAGCTTTTTGGAATGGTAGACATGAACgtgtgagaaggaaaaaaaaatatattttgtacttaaaacatttcaaaatcttGCATCATGAAAAAAGCTAGATGGAATATTTAGCAGGTTACTTAAggaaaaagtttgtttttttgagaGATGTCAACTAGTTTtgttactgggaaaaaaaaatattttcatatggGGAAATGAGACCAATGGGAGCGTTAATACCTAAGCAATGTGAGATAGCTTCTGCAGAGACACAATGGTTATTTTAAACAGCAGTCTGAAGCTGTAGCTGCTCTGAATTCAGGGCAGAAACCAGCTTTTAGCCCGACCCGTACTCACACCGATTTGTTACAGCGCTTATGTGTGCAGATCTGTGCGTGATTCCCATCTGCAGTTCTAGGGTTGTCTCCTGCCTGATTCAGGGCTGGGTGGTGGCAGCTGTCCCCACGCTCCTGGTGGCTCTGCGGTGCTGGAGGTTGGGGCAGGTTGTGGGCTGGGGGACATCAGCACgcacactgctgcaggagctcatctcctgctgcacacagccctgcagtcaCCTTGGTTGGGGATGGGCATGGATCACATGTGGTACACTTCTTCTCCGGCTGCGGAGCAATCGGAAAAGtcagtgtttctgcagcagtgctgactAATGAGGATGCTTGTTGGACTGAGGGTGTTTCTGTTGTTGCATTGAGGTGCAAGGGCCTGGGagagaaaatggattttttacAGGTGCACATACTGAACAAGATCAACAGAACAACCAGATCAAAGCGGGGAGGTCCAGTGTATGAAATTAGCATGCAATTAGTGACGTACCAGGTAGAACATCCCATTTGTCGACATGGGAAGTAACGCAAGCTTAATTTCCAATTGGATTGAGCCGGTGTCTTTAGCAGAAGGGTGGCCCCACTATGTGGCACTGTGCAAGCAAAGGTGGTCATCACCCAGGCCCACTCTGCTGCGACGATGGGAAAGGCCTCCAAAAGCTCCCTTGTTGCCTGGCCCTGCTAGCTGTGGCAACTACTCTGAGGAAGAGCGGAAAGGAAAGGGCCTCAGGTTTTCCAGGCATTTCTGCAATGTGGTGGTGTGTGGGGGCCTGTGACACATGGCTGGGGCAGAAAACTAGTATTGGATGCTGAAGGCAGTGGCCACAGTGTTGGTGGCAGCCACTTGGCCTTtggctttctgctctgcagaactGTGATGGGGTTGGGAGGAACACAGACACAACCTGGATGCCAAAATGTAAAGAAGCATGGCGCATGGACATTTTACATACACTGTCCATACTTGATGCAACTCTTCATCACGCTCTGTTATTAAGCCGTGATTAGCCCTGTCTCAGCCACCCCTTTCAGTTCCAATGGCACCAACAGCTGTGGCAGCATCTACCTACAGCAAGGCAGCCCTGTGAGAGGACAGGGTGGAAAAAGGGGACTTCCCTTCCCGTAAAAccctttttctttcacaggagCTCAGCCCACAGAGCAGTGACAGCACGCTGCGCCCACCCGCGCTTTGCCCGACCGCCCCGAGCTCCCCGTCGAGGGCAGGGGGCCGCTCCCGAAGCGACGCTCCTGGCACAGCCCGGGGGAAGGGACGATCTCTGGATTTCCACCCCTGCGACAGGGGAAAGGCGACCGGGAAGCGGTCTGTGTGGGCTCGGGCGGGAGGAAGAGGCGCAGGCAACGCTTCGCGGCAGCCCTTTCAAAAGCCCGTGCTAAATGTGACACCCCGGCGGAGTGGGAGCCGCAGGAACTCCCCGCAACCCCCCCACTCCTGACCCCGCtcttttccatggaaactcGTATAAAGGGGGAGGAGGAGTAGAGCTTGCTACGCAAAAGTCTCACCTTGGTCTGAAACCATTTCAGACGGTTCTGCAGGACCGGAGCTGCCCGCCtcggaggaggggaggaggcagGGAGCTCTTTAGCTacctatatatacacacacacttttttttcccctccttttcgCTCGATCTTATTttattccagcagcagcagcgtatCTCCACCCTCCGCCCTCCCCCTCGCTCCCTCCctcgctccctccctccccaggtTGATCGGCTGAAGGCGGCTTTGCGCGCTGATCCCTCCTCGGGCTTTAAAGCGGCGCCGGCCCCGCGCGGCTCAGGGCGCTCAGCGGGACGGTGTGGAGCTGCGCGGAAACTTCGTTCGGGAGAGAAACCTCCACCGCTTTCCCGGCGACCCACGTGAGGACGGGAAAGCCCGGCTGAGAGATCTCcgattaactttttttttttttttttttgcctcgatttttttttttttcctccccttctgtttgtttgtttgttcttactTTCATTTTGGAGCCGGTTCCCAGCTGCTTGGCTGAACTGCAGAGCGATGGACCTTTAAATCGCCTTTCTCTGTTTTAAGCAAACTATGGGCGCTTAaacttttctctctccccctcccccccgctcCCTCACCCCCCGCCCGCCCATGGGGCTCACGCTGCGGAGCCGCCGGCACGGGGAGCAGCACACCAGCACCGCGCTGCTTCCCCGTCCCTTCCATCGCAGCTgatccctctcctcctcctccatcaccCCTTCTCTCTGTCCTCGGGCTTTTTGGCTGCCGGGAGCCGAGCCGCGCGTTGTTTGATTTGATCTggcttcttttgttgttgtctaAATGCCACGCACCGCTTATCTAGAGAGAGAGCTCTCCGGAGATAGGGGCGGCCGGTGAACGCGCGTGTTGCTGTAGGACTATCGGGGGAGCGGATCGGCAGCAGCCCGGATCCTGACCCTGCCTGTATGAATAAGTAAGCAGGGTGCTGACGATGTGCGTTAGTTGCCTGTAAGGTTGTCGTAAGTTAAAGGGGGACGGAGGAGGGGGGGTTAGACCAGAGACAGAGCGCAGAGTAGGAGCGCGGCGGGGGAGGCCCTGACACTTGGCTGTGCCGCCTCCCATCGCTCGAGCTGCGCGCTTTGCCGGAGCTAGACCCCCCACCCCCGCTCCCTTTTCTTCCCGTCcgtccttctttcttttctctccttccctctccccgCGGCAGTTCGCTGATGTACAGCCCGGATCCATCTTCcggcagcaccagcagcagcagcggcggcgGCAACAGCGGGAccgggggcggcggcgcggcggggcgcgggccgggcgcggagcggggcgCGAGCAGCGGCCGCCGCCGGGGCGGGAAGTTTGCCCGGGCTGCGCCGGAGGCGGGGGGACGCCCCGAGAGCCGGCACCTCCCGGCCTGAGCCCACCCCCGCGCCCAGCCACCCACACGCCCGGCGGGGTGCGGGCAGGAGGGGCGGCGGAGCTCATGCTGCCTGGGGCTACCTAGGGAGCAGCGGCTCTAGGTGCcgaaggaaacaaacaaacaaacaaacaaagccccaGCCAACTCCAAACTTGCGGTTCCTCCATCCCTTACCCTCCTTTCTCAAGCCGGCGGAGCCGCCCGCCTAACTCCGCTGCGCTCCGCGCACCGCCTCTCCGCCCGAGGGAGGATGAAAATGCTCTGCTGGCGGCTGGCGCTGTGGCTGGCCGCCTGGGCTGTCTGTGGGAAGCcgtccttctgctctgccctcgaTTATGACTACACTTACGATTTCACTGAAGAGGATAAAGCCGAGGCGATAGATTATAAGGATCCCTGCAAAGCCGGTAAGTGACTTCCCCGCCCGGCGCGgctccccacccccctccccagaTGGTGACTTCGTCCCGGCTTCGCTCTCCGCCGGCCGCCGAGGGGCCTCACCTGCTCCTCCCCGGGGAGCGGGCGGGCCGGGACCTGCGTTGCCGGCCGGGCACGCGGAAGTTGCGCGGGGCGCTTCGCGGAGCTCGGAGGCTCGCGGGCGCCGCGCCGCAGCGAGCGCGGCCGTACCCCGCGGGCGGCACCGAGGGGCGGCAGCGGCTCCTCCCGGTGCCGCCCCCGCGGCCCCTTCTCGCTCTCCCGCACCGCAACCTGTCGGCCCTGACCCGGCGCTCGGCTCCTGGGGGCGGGCCCGGGGCGGGCTCTGGGCGCCGGCTGCTCCGTGATGAATATTGACATCGGGGtcgggcggggcgcgggggctCGCGGTGCGGGGCGTGCAGCCCCGTCCGTGCGCGCCGCTGTCCGGTGGGAGCGTGAGCCACTCGTGTCCGAGCGGCGCGGGGAGAGCGAAGTGAGCATCCGCGCGCTGTGCGCGGCCAGGGAGCCCTGTGATGAACGTGTGTTGGTTTAAGACGTCAGCTTCCTTACGGCAGGTACGGTGGTTGGTCCGTGCGTTCTCCGCAGCCTTCTCGCTGACCTTAGGAACCGCTTCTCTTCAGCACGCGACTGTCTCTCATCGATACGTTCTCTCCGAACGCGGTGGTCGTCCGCTCCCGGCGGCTCCATTGTTAAATAAGCGCCGAAGTTTTCCAGCAATCTCCTTTGCATTAATTAGTTACTTTGTATGCTGAGGACTGGTTCAGCCAAAGGTTGTGTGCGCCGTgtctgtgtggttttgtttaatttattgaGGAGAATGTGGTGAACGTATATGCCAACTATGCAGGCACCGTGTTTTCCTAATCACAAAAATAGTTTGTTCCGAAGTGTGAATTGTTAGGTCTTACGTGCCTGCAGCTGAGGAATGCCCCAGTTCAAAAGGAGTAGAAGCGACTGCAAACAAAAcgttgtttttttccaattagCACTCACAAACAAGCGTAGCTGGTTATAATTAAGctgagctcttttttttcctggtctcTAGTTCTTTAGGAAGATTCATAGgcatcattttatttaatgagaAGTGTATTCGCTCTACCTGCAGGGATGTTTTTCCTCGTACTTCTTGCTGCGTAGTGGAAGTAATTAGAAATTGCCATACGCGACAGCGTTTTATGCTTATGCATGAGAGAGAGATGATGGTAAGAATCTGCGAAGTGCAATTCGTGTTGCCAATTCCCTGCCATCGCTGTTTTGTTTAGAGAAAAAGGCGTATGTTTGGAAAGTTTGGCCCATTTAAATCTTTCATGGAAGtacttgctgctgctgcttcatgaTGTGCTTGAATATTGCCGCGATGAGAGACAGTTGGGCGCACCAAGAGCTAGCTGGATACCATTCCCATTGGTCTTAAAAGCAATTGCTGTGATATTCACTAAATAGAGAACAACTCACTCatgtaagtatatatatttagtgTATAGTTGTTCTTCAGAGATGAAAATGTACATCACTTACTGCTGCACATTACATTTGTGCCACGGACCAATCGTTTTAATAAAGATGAGAGAGTTTATTGATGAAACCGATTCTCTAAGAGTATTTCCCAAAGACTTTTCCTGCTAAAATCTTCCTTGGAGGCTGCATTAGCCTTAGTCTGTGAATTCCTGATTCCTGCAATCCCCATCAAAGACGATGAGAGAGGACGCTCACGCTGTTAGGAGCATACCCAGTTGTACCTTCTGGCTCAGCCAGGTCTGATCTGACCCTCTGGGATGGGTGCAGGGCTGCCGAAAGTCATTTACATTActctttttttaactgttcaGGCTGACAGCAGTGAGGCCTCAGCTAGAAGTGAAGTTCAGCAACTGGGCACAAGGGGAGAAACACCCAAACTCAGTTAGGATTTtacaaagtaatttaaaaactCCAGAGAGTCCCATGCAGACCTTACAGACCTGCCAGAATCATTTGACCTACCATACTTTGTAAGTAAATAAGTTCCTTTGAAACCAGCCACAACTGAGGCCCCCAAATACGCTGATGCAAGTTGAATTCGCCTTTAGTTTAGAAGTTATTTGCATTCTGATTTTCTCCACTCAGTGGCATTTGCTGCTTAGTTCTTATTCCTCGAACCACATGAGGTAATGCTAATGATTTTGAGGCATcgagcacagcacagagggccTCAGGTCTACATCAGCTATAATTCTACATAGGTGGTTATTCATAGATGTAGTCCCAACTCTCTTGGATCAGGCTTCCTTCATTAGGctcctcttttctctgtttttcccttttgtggAAGAGCTGGAGAAACTTACCAGAAATAGAAAGTGGCAGTTTCTAACACGTTATTTATAAGTAtgttttgtaattgtttttcagTATCTGGTGTGCATTTTAACACTTAATGGAAAAGGGCTCATTTTGGCTAGCCTGCTTAGAATCATACTGCTTTCTGCACGTTAAATCCGCAGAAGCAGAGTATAATGCAGAATGCTAGAGAGGCTTACAAGTACATTATCTTACTATGTTTCCAGCGtgatgaaaactgaaatctttAGATAACAGGAGTCTGATGGATGCACAGTAGGGTTAAGAGCTTTTTCTGGAACCGATGTTCTcagctgcattaaaaacaaaaacagcagctgttttgcagtAAACCCACGCTTGAGTGTCAGCAGTGAAGCCAGCACCTTGAGAGCCCTGGGAGCAAGGGGCTGAGGAAGAGGTGCCTGGGGAAGTACTGTTGTGGTGCTGCTTAGGAGGAGTGTAGGTAAGGAAGCTGTCGACACTGGGGAGATTAACTTGATGAGCTGTGTGGTTTCCTGTGTGTTTTTTCTGCAGTCCTTTAACCTAGGGATGAATTTTGGGTCATGCTACTTCTTCTAACAAGTCTCCTGGCATTCTCTAACAGCGGGATGTGATGTAATGTGGTTTCTGTGCTTCTGATGTCTCAGATATTTCCTTGTGTCTCTCTGCAGGATATTGCCCTCAGTGTTTACCATTGTGAAGTTCAAGTGTAAGGCATTCTTAGTTTATCTTCCAAGATCTGATTTGCTGGAAGATGTGAAACCAGGAGTGCCATGCTCATCTCAGTGTCAGGCTTTAAAGAATCTAACAATATAGATCATagtacatatatgtgtgtgtgtgtatacatacatatatatatatatatacagtaaGTACAACtccaaaaattaaaatgtttagttAGATTTAAATGGGCAATGTCAAGCTTCTCAAATTGCAGCATCACCTATCTTTATCTCTGGATTCCTgagattttactttttcttcccttaccACAGCCTATAATGTATTAAGAATATTGATTGAGAAATGTACAGAGTGAGATGGGTAGGAAAAGGGTTTCCCATCCTGTAATTCTCATCCTGTAATAAATTAATAGCCT
Proteins encoded in this window:
- the LOC124417916 gene encoding serine/arginine repetitive matrix protein 3-like, which translates into the protein MLTSLSPRRSDTSGSRSHRTAARTDGAARPAPRAPAPRPTPMSIFITEQPAPRARPGPAPRSRAPGQGRQVAVRESEKGPRGRHREEPLPPLGAARGVRPRSLRRGAREPPSSAKRPAQLPRARPATQVPARPLPGEEQ